In the genome of Haloarcula sp. DT43, the window ACAGTCTCCACAGACGAACACGCCATAGTTGAGCCGGGGGATGAGGTGTTCGTCGCCGGCAGCGACGAGGGGATACAGCGGTTCGAGCGAACCGTGCATCCTTGAGAATCGAACCAATTCGACTGACGCACTCCGCTGCTCTCGATATGTCGGTCGTGTCTTAG includes:
- a CDS encoding TrkA C-terminal domain-containing protein yields the protein MGESLATVRRDSERGLTVVGLVRDGTVSTDEHAIVEPGDEVFVAGSDEGIQRFERTVHP